Proteins from a genomic interval of Panthera tigris isolate Pti1 chromosome A2, P.tigris_Pti1_mat1.1, whole genome shotgun sequence:
- the LOC102969736 gene encoding BBSome-interacting protein 1 yields MFREVLPKQGQLSVEDITTMVLCKPKLLPLKSLTLEKLEKMQQAAQDTIRQQEMAEKEQQQITH; encoded by the coding sequence ATGTTCCGGGAAGTTCTTCCAAAACAAGGGCAGCTGTCTGTGGAAGATATAACCACAATGGTGCTGTGTAAACCCAAACTTTTACCCTTAAAATCTCTGACTCtggaaaaattggagaaaatgcAGCAAGCAGCCCAGGATACGATTCGCCAACAAGAAATGGCAGAAAAGGAACAACAGCAAATAACTCACTGA